The Taeniopygia guttata chromosome 22, bTaeGut7.mat, whole genome shotgun sequence genome has a window encoding:
- the LOC115498168 gene encoding gastrokine-1-like isoform X2 encodes MKFSIVIASLFGVFLAPALANYNMENNFNGQTSENSTHSEIRASTTPKDGSEAWKTIWDFKAVLGPYQMPHRENRFIISRNRLQSLSPYGKRIQALCAGIPSYLAYPAPGSNFLRGSNVSSG; translated from the exons ATGAAGTTCTCT ATTGTGATTGCTTCTCTCTTTGGAGTTTTCCTGGCTCCTGCTCTTGCCAATTAT AACATGGAGAACAACTTTAATGGGCAGACCAGTGAAAACTCAACCCACTCTGAGATCAGGGCCAGCACCACTCCAAAGGATGGGTCTGAGGCCTGGAAAACCATCTGGGACTTCAAGGCT GTACTTGGGCCTTACCAGATGCCTCACAGAGAGAATCGCTTCATTATCTCCAGGAACAGACTCCAAAGCTTGAGCCCGTATGGAAAACGCATCCAAGCCCTGTGTGCAGGAATTCCCTCCTACCTCGCTTACCCAGCTCCTG gaTCAAACTTCTTAAGAGGATCAAACGTCTCATCAGGATGA
- the LOC115498168 gene encoding gastrokine-1-like isoform X1 encodes MKFSIVIASLFGVFLAPALANYNMENNFNGQTSENSTHSEIRASTTPKDGSEAWKTIWDFKAGYVATKVFSKNTCIIASTSKRFWLGKPFPTPPPGDKVLGPYQMPHRENRFIISRNRLQSLSPYGKRIQALCAGIPSYLAYPAPGSNFLRGSNVSSG; translated from the exons ATGAAGTTCTCT ATTGTGATTGCTTCTCTCTTTGGAGTTTTCCTGGCTCCTGCTCTTGCCAATTAT AACATGGAGAACAACTTTAATGGGCAGACCAGTGAAAACTCAACCCACTCTGAGATCAGGGCCAGCACCACTCCAAAGGATGGGTCTGAGGCCTGGAAAACCATCTGGGACTTCAAGGCT GGCTACGTTGCAACCAAGGTGTTTTCAAAGAACACCTGCATCATTGCTTCAACTAGCAAGAGGTTTTGGCTTGGCAAACCCTTTCCTACACCACCTCCAGGAGACAAG GTACTTGGGCCTTACCAGATGCCTCACAGAGAGAATCGCTTCATTATCTCCAGGAACAGACTCCAAAGCTTGAGCCCGTATGGAAAACGCATCCAAGCCCTGTGTGCAGGAATTCCCTCCTACCTCGCTTACCCAGCTCCTG gaTCAAACTTCTTAAGAGGATCAAACGTCTCATCAGGATGA